The nucleotide sequence TGGGATGCTTGCTGTTGCATGAATCTGCATTTGGGTATGCACCTTTAGGAGTTCAGAATTCCATTTCCCTGCTCAGAATCCTTGAATCCTAAATCTACTAAACTTCTAAGCCCTCACTTAAAATATTCCTTCTCATTCCCAAGTCTTCTCCAGGTCGCCTTCTCTCAGGTTCCTGGTTTTTCTCTCGACCTAAATCCCCTCTTCTGCCCTTTCTTTGGTCAGCCTTGCCCTAGCCCAGTGCCTCCCTCCAGGGTGCTTGGCACTGACCTCACTACAAATCCCCCAGGCGGCCAGAACTTTGGAGCCGAGATGAAGTGGAGCAGGCTGGACGCCTGGTGTTGACCTTATCTTCTCAGGCCATTCTCTTACTGCCCAgggtgaggtgggggtggggtgggatgacAGGTGGGGAGGGCAGGATATTCCTTCCAACAAAAAGAAGGTGATTAACACAAACTTAGTGGGATATGAAGAATCAGAGAAAGTagggggggaaaggagggagacattAGGCATACATAAGGAGGGTCCTAGAGGGGCCAAAAGCTTTAGGGGTTAGAACTGAGACAGCTGGCTTTGGCTGCCCCCATGTTTTCCAATCTCTGTGACCAGGAGGCCTTGGGGCTTGAGACCCTGGAGCAACTTCTGGAGAGGCAGCAGAGCTGGGAGCAGAGCAAGACTGGGCAACTGTGTGGGGGTCCAGTTCTAGGCCCCAGAAAAGCAGCATTGGTGACTGGGGCTGTCCAGGCAGAAGATGAAAATGAACCAGGTGAGAGTTTCCTAACTTTTCAGACTTCTAatgtgataaaataaaaataatgcacaGAGAGTAGAGAGAAATTCTAGTTCTAACCACTAACATGctatatgactttgaacaagtaaTTTCATCTTCTGGAGACTCAGACTTTACTTTTAACTAGGTAAAAATCCTCTCTAGCTCTTAACATCCTGTGATTCTATAACTTTACATAACCTTTCTGCTGCTCCCTGGACTTTCTTTTAGCTCAACCTTCTGCTTcatctcccctcttcccaatgcTTTCGACCATACCTTCTCTCTCTTGTGCCTTACTGCATCATTGTCTCTGATCCAGATAGGGCCACAGTCAAAATGGCAGACTCATCTCATCATGCCTtcataaaaaatgaaggaatgattACTTTCAGAGGAACCTTATTGGGACCAGGCTTTTAATTCTGCATTGCTTCTCTCAGACCCTTTCTTGTCCCTCAGATCCTGTGCCCACCTGCGCAGATATCCGGGGAACATTTCCAGCAGCTTGGTCAGCAGCACAGATCACAGAAATGGGACTCTCTGACTTCAAGGACTGCCTTGGGTTGTTTGCAAAAGACCCTagtcttaagcctgcagaattacAAGCAGCCATGAGCAAGGCAAAAGAGGTCAAGCAGAGGGATGGGGATATGTAGAGGTCAATGGGGGTGATCAGTATAGGAATGTGAATGTAAATACATAGACATTTGAGAataaggagggaaaaggggatggaAACAGGGAAAGGGGGATCAGAAAGAACCCCTTCTTGAGCGAATAGACAAAAGAAAGTTTGCTATGCTCCCGAAGAGGGTGCCTGAGTTTCAGACTCCCTTCTTCCTAGTTGTGGGGTCCCCCTCAGAGACTTCATCCTCAGCAAATCCTCCAGCTGGGTCGGCTGTTAATAGGGCTAGGAGAACATGAGCTTCAGGAATTGATTCTGGTTGACTGGGCAGTGCTGGGAGCCCTGGGACAGTTggaaggctggagcaaaattcaGGTGACTACTTCCCTGGGACCCAGTGGTTTCAGAAACTTTGGTGTCTTCAAGCCCCTAGATCTTTTCTTTGGGACTTCTTTTTCCCAACCACCCtacacaatctctctctctttttttaaacccttgtacttcggtgtattgtctcataggtggaagattggtaagggtgggcaatgggggtctacACAATCTCTTATGAATTTTCCCATGCTCTCTATAACCCCATGATGCCATGTTCTCTATGCTATAGGGTCACCTTCAAATGCTTCTTATACTCTTTTTAACTTTTCATATGTCCCCAGACCACAACTCTAGAGAGACTTATCCTTTCCTATAAGCCCCATGCCCTCAATGGCTATTCAGAGATTCATGACTGAAAGGGATCTCCCTCATATGGCATCTAACTAGCTTCTTAAAACTGGATAATTCTTAAGGATCTATTCAGTACTAAACTTCTATGAAAATGACACATTTCCCTCTATTATTTTCCCATGGATCCCATGCCCTGTACCCTCTAGCGCCAAGTTATGGTCTCCAGTTTCTTACATCAGAGTGGCCGACATGTGAAGAATCTGGATTTTATCCACCTGACTGCCCTTGGCCATGCAATCTGTGGCCTTCGGCCAGATGAGATACAGCAGATCAGCAGTCGGGAATTCAGGTCCTTTGTGGTGTGGACAATGGGAGCAAGGGAGGGTTCATTGCTGAAAGTCATTAAAAAGGAGTCCCTAGGAGGGTGTGAGCAAAGAAAGATAGGTTTCATTTGCCAAAGTTCCTCCTCTGTGCCTATGACCATGCCCTTGGTTTCAACTGTCCACAGCAAGGCTGTTCTCTTCCTGGGCTCTCTGCCTCTCCAGTGCTCTGAGGAACAGCTAGAGGCCCTCGCTCACCTACTTGTGCTGCCTGGGGGCTTTGGACTAGTCAGTGATTGGGGGCCAGAGATCTTTACTGAGGTTGGCTCCATAGCAGGTAGGAAGATAGCCAGGAAGGAGATAGGGGAGGGCTGAAAGCAATGGACAAAAGGGGTCTGGCTTGAATAGTGGGGCAGGGTGAAAAAATTGGGGATGACATGGGGGAATTTGTGAATAGATGATTAATGGGTATAGTTCACAGTAGGACCTAAGTGCCTCATTCCAATTGGCTCTCTAGCCGGGCTCCCGGACTTGGTGCTTTCAGCACTGCTTCGGGGACAGATCAGGGGCCTCACTCCACTAGCCATTGCTGTCATGCCACCACCCAAGTTTGCTGTGAGTACCAACAGTGGGGTTGGAAAGGGAGAAATAGGGCCTGAAGTTGGTATAGAGAGAGTTGGGATTGGGAGAGAATGATGTGGATTCACTAAACACCTCTAGGTGGTATTCAGCCCTGTCCAGCTTTCTGGCTTCACCAGTGCTCAGGCTCTGGCTATCACACCTGAGCAAATGGCCTTCCTGAGCCCTGAGCAGCGCCAAGCAGTTATCTGGGCTCAGCATGAGGGAAAGGAGAGCCTAGAGCAGCTGGGTGAGTGACCAGTTTCACAATTTGATTTCCCCATTCCCACAGCCTGTTCTTGACTCCCAGGATCTAATCCCTATTGTCCTGTGATATATAGTTCTTTGTCCCTCATGCTTACTAGGTTAGGCAGTACCTGAAGTAAAGGGGTTCTTAGACAGAGGAGCTGGATTCCAAGTGGATCCCTTAGAAATAGAAAtcaatcctttttctttctatccctttgCAGGGCGTAACACAGCTTGGGGCCTCCAGGAACAGACAGTTTCCTTCTGGACCTCAACATTGATTATCTTTCTACTTAGCTGCTTACCCTGAAGCTGAGGGTCTAGGTAGCCAAGAAGGGAGACTGATGGGACAAGGGCCTATGGTCACATTTAGTAAAGTATAAATGGAAGTATTCCTAttgttctttgtatttgtaatatatattaagGGCTATATAAGGAAACTACTACTATTTCCCATCTACTTGGGGCTTAGCATGGTCTGGCCCCCCAAGATCTTTTGTCTACCCCTACCCACCTACTACCTCTTTCAgacctttcccctctttttttctggGATTGGTTCCTGTCACTCTATATAGCGCCAGAAATTACAGACAACTAGAGCATAGCAACTGGGTTTTACTTGGTCAAGGGTCAGATTCAGAGTTGGCAAGAGAGGGTATTGGCTGAGCAATTGGCTGAGAGCTTGGGAAGGTCTATGGGTAGTTGGAAAGCTAATTCTTGGTGTTGACAAGAGGTGCAGGCACACGGATATCCTGTCCTCGTTCTAGCCGCCGCTCACAGTCAATCAGGTAGTTGACCCCATCAATGACAAGCTGTACCAGCTCCACCTAGAAGAAATTGACTGCTTTTGACTCTCCTAACATGCACTCTGGGAAAAGACTCAGATTTTGTCTTCCCCACTTCTGGAGCTTCTTTTCTGCTCTTCATATCCCTCCTACCAACCATACCATGATATTTCAATCCCAATGACTTCCCCTACTCCGAATTTCATGTCAGACTTTCACCTTCCTCTTggattttatttgatcttttctttcaGTCCCTTCTAGGATCctaccactcttttttttttttaaacccttaccttctttcttagaatcaagtagtaaggactaggcaattggggttaagtgacttgaccaggatcacacagctaagaggtatcttgggctagatttgaacccaggccttcccatctttaggcctggctctctgcccaCTGAGCTGCCTAGGTGCCTTAGTCCCACcactctcttatttttaaaaaacccttaccttctatcttaaaatcaatactgtgtattggtcccaaggcagaagagttgtaaaggttaagtaatgggggctaagtgacttgcccagggtcacacagctagaaagtgtctaaggccagattcaaactcaggacctcctatttctaggtctggctttcaattcactgaaccacctaactgccctctggTCTCCTGACCCTCAGTAATCAAATCTCTTCCTTCTGATTCTTACCTCTGATTTGCCTAGTCGATCCAAGTTGGAAATGTCAAAAGTGCTTCCTGTGGCAGCTGTGTCCACTCCACCAGTTCCACGTTTTTGTAGCCTTAGATTCTCCAGGATCTTGGGGAATCGGCTATCCTAGAGGGGAAACAGCATAGGAGACAGAATGAGGAAAGAGGTAGACAGGCCACCCAGGGCCTTAGGCTGAGTTCTGTTAAAACTCTTCCTTTTACTCAGAATTCTTCAATTATCCCCTCACTTTTCCTTTGGCACCAACATGGGCCTACCCCAACAAcattttactctttccctccctcaacTTTTTCACCTTGCTTAACAGGGGCAATTTGACATGCACGCCTGCACGAAGTCCAGTTCCCAAATTAGAAGGACAAGTCAGGATGTAACCCAAACGCTCATTCCACATGAACTCCCAGCCACGCTCCTGGATTAGACGTTCCACCTGAAATACATAGAACCCCTTAGCTAAAATCATGAGCACATGGATCCTCTTTTAGGGAGAATGACAGGGTTTCAAGAATCCCTAATTAGAATTGGAGAAATGGGAACCCTTTCTCTAGTTAGAACCTTGAAGATAAAGGTACCTCAGGGATTACAACCTAGGATGGGAAGGCCTCTCAGTTAGTGTAAAAATTAGAACTATTTCCTTCAGTTTAAAACAGAAAGGCAGGGTTCCTAACCCACTGACATGAAGATTACAAGAAGAACTAGAGGTACAGAAAAACTCCCTATGTCTAATGGTAGAGGAATGTGAATGAGTTAGAGCAGTTGAAAAACTCTTCTAGTTAGAACAAAGAAAATTGGTTTTCCCTTTGCCTTGGGAAAGTTCCCTGATACTTGCTAGAAGTTGTGTAAATTGCTAGCTAGAAACTGTAACATGGGaaatcccttctctcttctcttgaaACTCTTAGCTAGAATTGGATATATGAAAACATGCACCTAGAAGATGGAATAGTGGAGGATCCCTAAGTGAGAAGAACTTAGCATGAGAATTCAGTTCCAAATAAAAATGGTGGCTTCTTCCTTTCTTGAACTTCAAAGACTTTCCCACATCCTTAAGAATAATCTCAATTAGACAGCTGGAAACTCAGCCATCCTACTCATTGGCTAAAGCCATAGATATGGAGCCATGATAAAAATAACAGGGTCTAAAAGCTAGTTTACCATGTGGTAGAACTGAGAATATGGAATATTTTCTACTATAATAATGAACACATTCATGCCCTTTCCCTAAATAGAACCATGGGTTTTCCTTGGGGTGAAACTCTTATTCTACCCATTCTCATCATTCCCTTCCCCCATGGCTTTATATTCTAATTTGGATCTTTCACTCCATGCTACCACTGATCTCCCAAGTCTTCACATACCTCCCTTCatatctttatcttctgtttccCATATGCCCTCCCACCCAATTCCTCTTCCCACTCCACTCCAACCTCCTTGAGCCCTCGGCAGAATCTCTCGAACACTCTTTTCATGTTGCCACCCTTTTCCATTGAGATGACCCGTGTGTGATCCTCCTCATTCACCCAGatcaagaaacttttttcatTGTTGTGCCTGATGAAGTAGAAATATGGGATTAGGTGGCAGGAAAAGGATGAGAACTGAGGAAGGAGTCATAGTAAAACATAAGAATAGAGGGCAGGGGATTGAAGAAGCTAAGGGGCACGTTCCATACCAGATTCCTCGTGCATCTGGCCAGTCTCGAGCCATTCCTGCTGCTGTCAACAAGGGAGATACTGGCTTGTCAAATAGGAAGTGGTCCTGGGGGGAGTTAAGCATGGTATAAACATCTTTGCAGGTCCTCCATCACTTTAGCTTCTGGGCCTCTCCCAGCTCTATTTCATTCATCTAGTATATTACATTCTGCCTCTCTCAAATTTTGTTTCTCATCCCACCCACTACCAGGACTTTTCTACTAGGCCCCTCACATCAATTAGCTGCTGTTGCTCAGCTTCAGTCATCTCACTGAGCCGGTAATATCTTCCAGCCAGGTCACCCTGCAGACCACTCAGTGCTTCCACTACAACTCGTTCCACCTCTCGTCGCTCAGCCCTTGTACAAGCGGGAGGTAGACTGAGTCCCCTGATGCTTCGGCCAGTCCGGACTCTTGAGGACAATACGTACCTCTCATCAAAGTGGCCAGCCCGAATCTAGAgaatttggaaaaattaattaaGGACACAGAAGCATGTGGAACTAGGAGGTTttagggggaggagagaaagtctAGGGATTAGGGGCATCCTAGCTGTTCTGTCCTGCATATACATAAGGAAGTAAAAGATATATAAGATATTCCATGTCATTAACCCAAATATGCAAATCCCTTCAAAATACTCCTCTATGAGGCATTGTTACTCTGCCACAGGAACTATCTTGCTCTTTCTGcactttgtttcctttaaaatgcttccccctccccacatcaAGATAAAGATTTCAGAGTCTAAATTCTCATATGAAGTCATACAGGTCAAGAAATCAGGAAATCCAAGGAAATGGAATACCAAAAATCCAAAGGGATCATGAGACAGGAATGGGCACAATTTAAGTGTCTTGGAATCTATTTAGGTATTCAATGTTTACCTTGCTGGCATCCAAGTCTGTGGTATGCTTCATTGTTCGGGGATTATAGCCATTATGTCTTTCTTGAATCACAGGGTCGAAAAGCTCAGCAAATACCTGTGGGGaaattattgggggggggggtagggtgACCAATGGAGAAAAGCAaattttcctattctttcctcCAATAACTCAATCATAGATTGATTTATTGAGACAGAAAACTTTAGAAGAGGGGAATACGGGGTCAGAGAGGAAGGTTTGGGGTCAATGGAAAGAAGGAGTGAGGATATtgtgaggaaggaggggagattACTGGGAAAGAGGAATGAGGGTCAGTGGGAGGGGCTCAGGGTCCACCCACCTCATAGGTCTCTTCATCTCCAGCTACCATACCCACAGTCTTGATGAAAGGGTGACCAGGATTGTCCACACCAGTCTGGATACACTGGTCTAGTGTCCATCCTGTGGGCGTGGTCTTGTCGCAGAGCCGTGCATAGACAGCTGGAGTCAGGTGACTAGCCATGCAGTTGTTATGTTTTCGAAGGTCAGGGTACTCTGCGCTGAGAAGGGGTACAGGAGTGACCATAGGGGAGACAGGTGGCAGGAATAAAATATAACCTTATGGGGATTTGCCCAGAAGCTTAAGATCCTGTATGTGACACACATCCTGTGTGTGTGAACATGTGGAGTGTGGAGAAGAGAGGCATTAGAGAGAGACAGGTGTTCAGATAACTATGTCAGTCATCCCTTAGGCAGAGACAGCTCAGTTACCCTAAACCTACTCAGTGCCATCTTCCCAGGAATACAATAATAAGGCtcatggaagaagagagaatctGAATGAGATGGCAGAGGATGGTTGGCAAAAGGATTATAAATGGCAGGGATAGATCAGACAGCTTCCAACCTGCCTGAGCAGATCGAGAGTGACTAGAACTCTCAGTGCCAGTACGGGGCATTGGGGGCGGGGCATTTGGTAACAGGTCTCCTGGAATGTGCCCCATGTCCCCAACTAGCATTCCTAGTCCTCTCTTCAATGACAGCCTCTGAGCTCTAATGTTAAGGTTAATATAGTCCCTATTTGAACCCTGGTTCCCAATTTCCATCCTCATCTTCCCATCACCACCCTGGGCATCCCATTCCTCAGGCGCTAATACCTGGGTGGGTACAGCCTTCTTCGCTCGCCAGCGGCTCGTAGTGGGTCAGGGCGGAGCAGGAACCCAGCAGCCAGAGACCCTGCGCCAGCCACAGCAAGAAGCCCGAGTCCCGGGCGAGCAGAGAGTAATCGGGAGAAGGAACTAGCCATGGCGTGGGGGCCGGGAACTCGATCTGGGAGTTAGAGCTGGAGCAGGGGCCCAAGACGAACGGGAGGCCGAAAGCtagatctggagctggaagggggcCGGAGCTGGGCCAGAACCGATGCTGGAGCAGAAAGCGAAGTGGTTGGAGACCGGGTAGAAACTGGAGCCAGAGCAGGGGCTGGCACCAGAGCTGCGTGGAGAAACGCAGTGAGCTAGGGGGTATGCGGGACTGAAAggcggggtggggggagaagaggcTGGAGCCGCAGTCCCTAGGGGAGGGTTTCACGGAGGCCCCGCCTTCTACCCTACCCCCACTGTATTGTGGTGGTGGAGGGGGTGGGTATTGTGTCATCCAGGAGCAGGCaattgaaaagaaagaaggaggggcGCCTCAGTCTAAGGAACGCCCACAGCAATCCTGGGGCTCTCCTCTACCCAATTTCAGCACCAAACAGCGGACAGCGCTCATGGGAGGTGCGGCACCCGGATACCTGCCAGCCCCTGGAACGCCCAGTTTAATTTGTAACCGGAGAAGCCTAAGACGTGGGTGTGAAAGGGTGACATTGCCTGACACCCCGGACTTTTTCTCTTTACTGAGCCTGCCTACCACCATTTCCTCTTTCGGAGAGGTGGCGACctagaaaccaaaagaaaagggGGAACCCACCCAGACACCAGGGAGAAGCAGAGGGTTAGAGACCGAGGTCGACATAGACTCATGCAAACAGTCACATAGACacgcagagagacagaaagaggcaaacGGAGACTGGGTGAGGCATCCACTTGTTCAAGGTGACCCTTTCCTTAGAAACAGGAAGAAGATTCAGGTGTCTGGTTACCAGCCCTTTCACAATTTCACAGATTGCCTTTCACAAGTTTAGGGGAAATTCAGAAGGGTCTTTCTTCACTCCATGAAAAGGGGATTCAGTTCCCACCCCCACTTTTAGACTGTACAGCCAGACACCTGTCCCATGGTCCAAAGCTGATGCCCTAGACTCCCAGAATCCCCTGGTCCCCACTCTTCAGCCCATCTTTCCCTCCACCCTACTCCctcccatttttccttttctcaaccCTGGACCTGATCGGTTGTCTGAAGTAACAGGCTTCTGGTCAGCTTCTCAGACTTCGTGGAGAGTGGAAGTTGATTTGCAaggaaattctcttcctcttccgtctcttccttctccccagtcTCTGGGCTGGAGGGGAGTGAATGAAGGGTGGAGTAAAGAATAGGGGTGTGGTTAGAAGATTGGGAATATGGGGATCGGCCTAGCTGGCACAGAGCTCTTGGCACTTCAACTCAACATAATCGTTTCCTTTCTTGGATCTCTAATGCTAGTTAATCCAGATTTTAAAATCTACTCAAACAGGAGGTCATGGGCCATCAGGGGATGGGGTCCCTCCTTCAATGTAACATCATCTAacaccctccctcccttttctcctccctcttcccttgagTGACAGAGAATGAATAGCTGGCTTGGCCCCAATAGTTATAGGTGTGGCCCCAGGTGTGTCTTTACTTCTAAACCTAGCCTGTTGTgtcaggaaagagggagagaaactaAAAGGGAAgagcagagagaaagggaagggtggGGCAGATTGGCTGGAGAAGCAGTCAGTGATTTCTTTTCCTTACCAGACATACTACAACTTCATGGCTTTATGGAAATCTTTGAAGAGAATGAATTGAGAAAGAGGTGTTCTCACTCCATAATACTTTTCTTTCCTGGCACTAAGATCCTGTGACCTTCATTCTCCTTAGGATCCTATTGTCTTCCTCTTTGGTGCTGGGCTTTCTCTCATGAAGAGATACCTTCTGAAGCTTCCAGAGAAACACTGGTCTCCAGGTCCAGTTATTTTAACAATTCTTCAGGAGTTGGAGTAATTGCTAAAATGTGGATGAACTTACTCTTCTGTAAATGATGGATATTGCTTGTGCTTGTAGGATTATAATTCAGATAAAGGGGCAAAGGGTATCAGGTTGGCAAGAGAGTTTTACATCAGAGAATGGGTAGTCATGAGAATTAGGGGGTGAAAATAGTTTGGAAGGGAGTACTAGATATGTGGGAGGGTGGAGGCTTGCCTGGAGAGCAGAGATATTACCCAGATTTAGAGGGTAGTTACTCAAATGAGGATAATTGTCCCAGTTGGGGAATGCATAGTTATGAGGATATAATTATCTGGATGAGGGAACAATATGAAGTCAGAGAGGTATTTATATGAATGAAGAGATTGTAGGGAAAGTTCCTAGAATGCCCATAGAGTCAGACCTTGGAGTTTTCTCCATCTTTATTTAGGCCTTTAGGTCAACATAGTGTGGAGTCTGGTAAAAATGGTGTAATAAAGTATCAGAGATTCAACAGTTTCTGATCAATTCCCCAGGAGTTGTAGAAGAAAGGATGGGAAACTATGAATGAATGCTGCCCTGGTTTGGGGCCTTTCaatagagaatgagagagaagagatcaGGATGAGTAAAGTAAGGAGAAAATTGgagt is from Gracilinanus agilis isolate LMUSP501 chromosome 2, AgileGrace, whole genome shotgun sequence and encodes:
- the LOC123235941 gene encoding creatine kinase U-type, mitochondrial, translating into MASSFSRLLSARPGLGLLAVAGAGSLAAGFLLRPDPLRAAGERRRLYPPSAEYPDLRKHNNCMASHLTPAVYARLCDKTTPTGWTLDQCIQTGVDNPGHPFIKTVGMVAGDEETYEVFAELFDPVIQERHNGYNPRTMKHTTDLDASKIRAGHFDERYVLSSRVRTGRSIRGLSLPPACTRAERREVERVVVEALSGLQGDLAGRYYRLSEMTEAEQQQLIDDHFLFDKPVSPLLTAAGMARDWPDARGIWHNNEKSFLIWVNEEDHTRVISMEKGGNMKRVFERFCRGLKEVERLIQERGWEFMWNERLGYILTCPSNLGTGLRAGVHVKLPLLSKDSRFPKILENLRLQKRGTGGVDTAATGSTFDISNLDRLGKSEVELVQLVIDGVNYLIDCERRLERGQDIRVPAPLVNTKN